tcgcaaaccgcgctccaaagtcccgatctgaattaagagattcgcgaacccgctccgaagttctgatcttaatcaaatgattcacgattcatttgaactgaatgatcgaagtcacgagtttgaatcaatcagagcgATTCCGGCGTTCAATTGAATCGGTTCATCTGTTCTTCGTCTTTTCTCGCgttcagtcatgtttacacgacactgtcagcaCTACTACTGGTTTATCTCGCTAGTTtgatgacattaactgaaataagcgaaaCAAGTCtgatgtttacaaatgaaatatccatatttccaaCACAAATCTGCTCCATATTGAGGTGTGGTAAccggtttactgctaactagtgaaacactccattaatatgacgagctgcagctcaaaatacatgttagatggaaacattgtgcattatgatggaGTTTGTAGCTTCATTCACTagatttgaaatagtttgagctGCAGTTCAATAGGAATCAGTTGAAATCATCCAGAGTCACCTCACACCATTCAACACAATCTCACATTTATCACTATATGTTTAGGAATAAATAGTTATGAAATGACTGTTGTATGTGATTGTATTAGTCTATTATGGCATGGTGTGGAAGATGAATTCTAGCTGGTGAAGTGGAGTTAATTACGACGGTGATCGTGAGCACTGTAAACACTGAAAAGGGCCGTGGCTGCATAAACTCAACATCAGACGGGCTGCAGCATTAATTATGCCTAAAAACATATGTGcttaatgaaaaaattaaacacttatttcatagatacattgtctttcaataattcaagcacttttcaaatgccaaaaaaatctaattcaagtACTTTAAGCATCTTGTACAAACCCGTCCTAACCCTGTTCTAGTGGAATGATGCTACTCAGCGAATGAGAGTTTAATGACTATTTAATCATGCAGTGAATCACCACACTCTATAATGTGCCTCTCACGGTTAAAACCTCTCGCGTGCTGCGTTACAGACGTAAGCACAGACTGATCTGGAGTCAGACCTGAGCCTGATGAAGAGCCTCCAGCCGCTGCTCGTGATCTCGTCTGACGTTGTCCAGCTTCTTCAGCGCGTGTTTCTCCTGCTGCAGCGCCTTCATGTCCAGCTTCTGACTCTCCATCTTAGAGAAGAACTCATCAACTGCCTGTGATCAAACATACGGAAGactgttttttatgtattttccaaaaaaaaaaagtctaaggCTTGAACAGCTCCGCTCCAAACAACTagaaatatggaaatatttttttctgtaccttctgatcacactgcaaaaaacagTGTGATgttcttcctcagtatttttgtctccTTTTCCAGAGCAAATGTCTAAAAGATTCTTACATCAAGATACCTGACATTAGTCTTGATTTCTGAAACTGATCAAAATGAATCGAGTTTATGATGAAAGCAAGGACAAATATGctaataaagtcagaaaaataaacttaattcaaagggaaaatacattttctgaccCCACTCACAGATGTTTGTTCTTGTTTCAATCATAAACTCGCTTCAAGTGACTGTATCTTGACTTCaggatttttagatatttgtatttgaaAGCAGAACAAAAGTACTGAGCATGATATTCTTTTTCAGTCTGTGCAACGACTTCATGAATGTAAGACTTTCAAAGGCTTCGTTTAAGGAAGGgcaaattaagactttttaaaacctGCAGAAGCCCATTaatgatccctcttgtttttctaaattagGAACATcatgcagattctgcaaacttATAACATCAACACATTCCTGCAGTGTGTGCCGCACAAACCTTGTTAAAAGACTCAAACTCAACAAAGCGGCTCTTTTCATGTTGACAAAAGAGAAACGGATGAAATTCTTCATATCTGTTAAACAAAAGAGGATCCGTTATTGCACATGACAGAAAAGCTCAGTGTGTTTATCCGCAACATGATAAAATATGAACGGAGGAAAGAAGAGCGATGAAATCAGATCATCATACGTGAGCAAGTCTTCGTCGCTTTTATCCGGACACATGCTGGGCTTCTTCTCACTTTTCTGAATGATGTAGCCCTTTAAAGTGGACAGATACGAACAGATGAGCGTTCATATAACGGTCGAGGCGCAGCAAAGGAATACGCTCTCTACGTCATACGTAAGACACGCTCACCCTTCCGCTGAAGTTGGCCGTCTTCTCCATATAATCTTCAGCCATCTGCAAGGCCTCCAGGATCTTTGGACTTACTGCAAAAGACAAAATGACTGTTTGATTCCTTCTGGACCTTTCCTCAAGAAACCATCATAACACACAGCTACTCCACCAAACAGGAACTGCTATTGGTTTACATGAATCCAGATGATTTTTACCCTGAGTCACATCAAACTGTCCGTCCACTTTACAGAGGCCCGGCACCCCGACCGCCATGAGACAGTGTTCGATGAGCGAGCCGCCGTAcgctgcacaaacacacaatgatCAACAacactgtctgtctgtgtgtgtgtcatttaCAATAACACATAAAACACGTGACATACGCAGATGAGGATTCAGAACTCTTTTCACTTGCTCTCCACTCTGAGCTTCAGACAAGATCTCTGAGAGTCTGAGAAGAGAAACACACGAGTCGTGATCATCCATCATGATAAACACACACGTTTTCATCCGCGTGACGCGACGTGTACCTGCTCAGGCTGATGAGAGGCTCCTCTGGTCTGGCGTTCTCCACGGGATACCGTTCCCTCACAGCGATCTTCACATCCTCAGCCTCTGCGGTGCGGAAGCGAAGTAGATTCAGGATGGTGAACTGATGGTCCGTCAGGATGATGTTCCCctgagaacacacacacacacaccagtcattctcagggctctacagtgctgTGACCATTTCAGTGGCATTTGCAACTgaaaaactactgcgtgcgactatgaaaaaaatattaaagcatttcagcatatttgtgtttgcgctgaggggagatTCAAAAGGTTTCTACATGTTTTGAGTAAtgaatcacagacatatctcaccaatcccttcataaacaaagtgtaaataagagattgattgtgcagtgtagagagatTCATTCATTATAAAGGAACTttgtgatgaactaagatgagtgacagattTGAATGATTATTGAGTGAGTTTGTAAaggagatactgatttaatacaacagttcaataaacaatgTAATATGAAGTGACCtgcattgtctgactataacactattgcctgattttgctctgtttcgttgtcaaaaatagtttgaaacaagtcacaactgagccactgcacatctccattcacaCACAGCGCTGTTTCCTTTATGAATTGAACATgcctttttaaatgaatctagtgagtcaatgattcaatttcccattcataaagagtcacttgctttattcctgaatgaatcagccgttcgaacgaatcaaatgaatgaatgattcagtaattaaatcagtgactcgccgccacctactggcagatttagtttcattttaaagcatcttttcagttatttaaatcttttaatatttctatattcaaaatgttatatttaaaacattaatctcaacttgaatttatgaatttgattgcactcatgtgACCGCTGAGCCTCATtgaacatgaaaatacacctacaagacaCTTTCGAGTTCTTCTGTGCACCTCTGCAGTACTTGTGGTATTAGTCTGTGTAATTAATTTTGTtgatgatttcatttgattggtaacttattcttattgtacttgttcttattctgttgttttaattagatgttttaaatggcttataaaatatgtttttttaaaacgttgacatacttttaataaagttagaaaaatgccattacaaaggtaaaaacaaaattcgactttaattcactttaaggagtcaaatatcatgttgtaatgggaaggctgatttttatcagatttttttattattgattggAAGGTGCGTCTAacattttgactgtgctcctaaatgtTTTCGGTTAAAAGCACATGTGCtgctaaaaacaaaagtaaGCCCTGATTCTGCCTCAGCGGCGTCACGTGATTATTTCATACAGGAACTCACATGTTCTGATGAACATGTCACTGACAGTGTTAATGATGATAATGAAGTTCTTACACGGTCGTACAGCTCCAGAATCAGGTGATACGCCGCCTCGTCCGATCCGAACTGAATGTCCACGATTCTGTCCACGCCGAGCTGCTTCACATGAACCAGACGCCTGGACTTGAGATGCTTCCGGCACTGACaggatcacacacacacacacacacacacacacacatcaggaATGTCAATTATGGGTTTATGGattaatgataattataatacaatcTGCAGTGTGACTGTACTTTCATGGCGAATCCAGACGGCATGATGTTCTTGGGCCAGTCAAACTCAGTGCAGTGAATCCTGATGCCAGACTCGATCAACAGCACCGATTTAGAGTCGGGCCTGAGAAAACACACATGAGTATCATATTATGTACAATAAAGCACATTTACATCATCTTTAATAGCACAGAATAATAGACAGCAATGTTCTATTGTGTTTCATCACACATTTCCAAATcacaagagtgtgtgtgtgtgtgtgcttgtttttgctacattgtggggaccaaatgtccccacagggatagtaaaactttttttaatttttgacattgtggggactggcttgaggtccccatgcgtacaaaagcttataaatcacacagaatgagatttttttaaaaaagtaaaaatgcagaaagttttctgtaagggttaggtttaggggtagggttagggtaaggggatagaaaatacagtgtggacagtataaaaaccattgcgcctatggagagtccccacaaagataataaaccagactgtgtgtgtgtcactcaCTTCTGCAGCTTGATCAGGTATGTTTTAGTATCGATGTCATAGATGTTGTTGACTCTCATCCCGACACAGctgcacacataaacacacacgaTCAACATTATTAGTCTGAAGCACATGAGACACTTACAGCAGATGAACCCGATCACAACGATCACTGAACTGATGCTGTTCATGTTTCTTACTTGGCATTGATTTCCGCAATCGCCGCCCTAATATCCACCGTATTAAACCTGCTCTTCATGATTGCTTTTTATGAATTAGGATCACAAACTCTTGAGCTCCAACATCTGACACGAGACGGGCTCCGCTGCGCTGCTTGTGCGCATGTGCATCTGCCTGTGTACGGAAGCCCGTTTGCGTTTTCACCGGAGCGAGcagtaaatacaataataatgttacacgattgaaaacaaatcaaatagAACGACATTTAAACCCGACGATAGTAATAACAgcgacaataataataataacagatgtAAGGACAGCTGTATTCGGACCAAGATGGAGCGAGAAAGATGCTCAGCCGACGGCCAGTTTATTCACGAGGGCATTTAGATTCATTCTGGCGTATATTCGGGCTTCATTCGACAATAAACGCCTTCAGGTGAACCATTAATGTGTGTCAGTGTGCTGAGATGAGTCTGGAGCGGGAAAACACTCGATCGGAGCGCGCGATGGAGCGCGAGACTCATTCACTGTCACACACAGGTGAGCGTCTTTGATATCGATCAgatcaatttaatattaatagcgATGAACCCGAGTTCATCACGGTGATCGGTGAGCAGCGCGACCTCTGGCTGCAGGTCAGAGTTCAAGCGCACGCCGTTGCCATGGAGACCGGCGGCGGCGGGACTCGCGCTGAAGCTTCACCGATCGATTGAACGAATTTGTGTGTAACGAACGCGCGAATCAAAGCTTGCGTTTGTTCCGTTAAAACGCGAATTAAAGCTGACATGCGACGGCAGCGTCCGAGGAATGAACAGTAAGACGCTTTCGCTGTTTCCCGACGTTGTTCGTGTTTCATGTTTTTCAACTCGATGTGCTGTAGATTACAGAGTCATCAAGAAGATCGGAGAGGGAACGTTTTCTGAGGTGATGAAGGTCCAGAGTTTGAAGGACGGCAAATATTACGCCTGTAAAACCATGAAACAAACCATCGAGAGGTATGACGTCACGAGTCCCCGGCGCTGACCTTCAGGTCACGTGTTTAACCCTTCGTAGTGTGTGAGACTGTGATCAATACACTGGTTCTCATGTGTGAGCGAGCACCTGCTTTATGTAATGTTGTGTGCACTTCCAAattaacagataatgtactcaccccttcgtcatccaagatgttcatgtgtttctttcttcagtcgtaaagaaattgtgttttttgaggaaaacatttcagcatttttctccatatagtggacttctatggtgcccgcgagtttgaacttccaaaatgcagtttacatgcggctccaaacgatcccagccgaggaagaagggtcttatctagcgaaacgattggttattcatttatttattttttaaaattacaatttatatactttttaacctcacaTGCTCGTTTTGTCTCgtctgcgatgcgcatgtgtagtctgtgtgttccgggtcaatacagttagggtatgttgaaaaactcccgtctcgttttctcctccaacgtcaaaatcgtcctacatcgctgttttacctttttttgtgaagggtgtttgatctttgcatgttcactttgtaaacactgggtcggttcttctgcagcgatgtaggaaaatgagatgggagtttttcataccctaactgtattgaacagGAACACACAGAttacacgcagagctagacaagatgagcgttagacgttaaaaagtatatcaataaTTGTGCgtctcaagaaacataatttcttatcgactgaagaaagaaagacatgaacatcttggatgacaagtacattatctgtaaatttctcctttaatgtggTGATTGTGTGTCAGTGTGGATCAGGCTCACAGTCTCAGGGAGGTCCAAGCCATGAAGCGTTTGAGTCCCCATCCCAACATCCTCCAGCTCCACGAGCTCGTCTAGTGAGTATTTATCAACAACTCTGTTCTGAATTAATGactatgtgaccctggaccacaaaaaacaatcattttatttatacatctgaaagctgaataaataagctttacatcTTTTcactgatgtgtggtttgttaggacaggaaaCTGTCCTGTTTacggcaggaaatttacaaaatatcttcatggaacatgatctttacttaatattccaatgatttttggcataaaagaaaaatcattaattttaacccatacaaagtgttgttggctattgttacaaatatacctgtgctatttaagactggttttgtgctccagggtcaaaTATTAATATGTGCTGAACTGATCACAGACTCTCGTTTACAGCGAGAAAGACACAGGAACGCTGTCGCTCATATGTGAGCTCATGGAGATGAACATATACGAGCTTATTAAAGGTACGGTGTGGTGTGTTCGCTctgataaaatgaatgaatgaatcacacAGGAGTAACTGAGTTTTGTGTTCCTCCTGCAGGCCGTCAGTGTCCTTTAGCGGAGAGTAAAGTCAAGCACTACATGTACCAGCTGTGCCGCTCTCTGGATCACATGCACAGGTGACGCTCGCGATCGTTTTCACGCTCTCAGCCTCATCGTGAGTGACCTTACTGACCTGTATCTGTTCGTTCTGAATCGCAGCCACGGCATATTCCACAGAGACGTGAAGCCGGAGAACATCTTGATCAAAGTAAGGCCGTCCAGACTGTGTGATTTTACACTTGAATATTGTCGTATCGTTAGTTGTTTGTGAGACGTCTGTACGCACGATTAGCGAATGAGTGGCATCGCATCGCTCCAGTCACTCTCGCTGTCGCTCACAGAATGACGTGCTGAAGCTGGCAGACTTCGGCTCCTGCAGGAGCATCTACTCCAAACCTCCCCACACCGAATACATCTCCACGCGCTGGTACCGAGCGCCCGAGTGTTTGCTCACGGACGGACACTACTCGCAGAAGATGGACCTGTGGAGCGCCGGATGCGTCTTCTTCGAAATCCTCAGGTACTTCCGTCGTGCCGCGAGTCGGTCTGCGTTCGTTTCTCGAGCTGATGTCAGAGTCTAACCGGTCGTTTCCGTGTCTTCTAGTTTGAGCCCTTTATTCCCTGGACGAAATGAGTTAGACCAGGTCAACAAAATCCACGATGTTCTGGGCACGCCGGACAACACGCTGCTGCAGAAGTTCAAACAGTGAGAACAAACTCATCGTCGCGATATTTCAGACGGACTGAAGAGAGCAAAGAGACCAAACAAACACCCAGCAGAGACTCGAACAACTGAGAACACAAACGcagtcacacacaaacacaacagacCAACGCACCACATGCAGGCCTTTCACAATAAACCTTTTATAATGGGCATAATAATGTATAGTTGTGTAGCGTTTAGAAGCCAAAGCCAGAATATAATGGAACGGTTAATTGCACAAAAAGGTTAATAAAGTTGAATTCAtagttaagttggcttgagaaagctgaacttactgaaatgctgtttaaacttattcttcttcttctcagACTAAATTTCAGACTCTAAATCCTCCTAGAGCTTTTTCCATATAAAAAACAAAGCGGctgttgcaaatcatttgaactttgtgtgagCACGTCAGAAATAGAACACGGCAGCAGTTTACTAGTGTCCGTGAGCAGTTGTCGATGTGACGCTCTCTGTCTCCTGTGCTTTGTGTGTTGAAGGTCTCGTGCGATGCGCTTCGATTTCCCACCTCGCAAAGGCTGCGGGATTTCCCAGCTGATTCCTCACTGCTCCGCAGCCGCTCTGTCTCTCCTGCACCAGATGTTGACCTACGACCCCGACGAGCGCATCGGCGCCCGCGCGGCACTGCAGCACCCCTGCTTCAGAGAACTGCGGTACAAACGCTGTCACGTTCAGACTGAAACAGAAGCATTAGAGCACGCTGCCTTCACAAGTGCAGAAAACCGGTTTCACTAGAAGATGCACTCAGGCATCATTTGCTCATGAAAACATTTCACCCGTAAATTACGTGTCATACAAACACAGTCTTTATAAACTCGTGATTGGCCGGAGTCACTCAGTGTCACCGGACAGTCTGGCTTTCAGAATAAACAGACAATGGCTTCGGCAACCGTAAGATCGGTAACCCAAGGCCCGTCAGTATCAAATTCAAGCCTTAATCCGTCAAACACAACATCAACGACTCAGAGCACTTTCAGTGTACACAATCAGTCGAGTCACATGTGTCGTCTGTACCTGTGTTCAGATGAGAGATGAGCTCGTTCTGTCGCGTGTTTTCCCGTAGGATGGCTGAGAGGAAAGCGGCGAGTCTGCGGAAGGCCATCGGAGCTGTGGAGGGAGAATCCAGCGGGATTCCCGCATCCGTCGATCAGCTGTGGCGTATCGCCCGACAGGGAAGACGACAGGTACTGTTTTACACTTaacgttaaaaaaacaaaggcaaATAAAATTCTTTTGCTGAGTATTAATGCACTAACCATGTTTTTCGATAAAAGAAAAACTCTAATCATTCAGTAACGCAGTCTGTGACGTCAGAAATCAGCCTGAACGCATACTGAAGCACTTCCTATAAGAGACGAATCACATGCACAGcagaaatgtcattttagaACTTACATTTGCACAAAATAACAGGAATGGACAGGTGGACTTGACGCTGTGAATGTGCTCTTTCCGTTACAATGAAGAATGAAAACAAAGAATGCACAATATTGTGTCTCTTTATAAATGTCGTTTCAGGAGGTCAtttttgctgttaatttcaatGAATACATAACATGTTTGAATATTATTATGAATTTCAGTTGTACTTTGCCATCAATTATTAccatgttaataaaatattgttacatcATCTTTCaaactaaatgcattttg
Above is a genomic segment from Labeo rohita strain BAU-BD-2019 chromosome 17, IGBB_LRoh.1.0, whole genome shotgun sequence containing:
- the LOC127179246 gene encoding MAPK/MAK/MRK overlapping kinase isoform X2, which translates into the protein MNNYRVIKKIGEGTFSEVMKVQSLKDGKYYACKTMKQTIESVDQAHSLREVQAMKRLSPHPNILQLHELVYEKDTGTLSLICELMEMNIYELIKGRQCPLAESKVKHYMYQLCRSLDHMHSHGIFHRDVKPENILIKNDVLKLADFGSCRSIYSKPPHTEYISTRWYRAPECLLTDGHYSQKMDLWSAGCVFFEILSLSPLFPGRNELDQVNKIHDVLGTPDNTLLQKFKQSRAMRFDFPPRKGCGISQLIPHCSAAALSLLHQMLTYDPDERIGARAALQHPCFRELRMAERKAASLRKAIGAVEGESSGIPASVDQLWRIARQGRRQHLKHAGDPLGRRNASHFPLELPKLNVVVPTPKIPYPVSTFPALTVSHRGSLPAISKKCHSRLTKPKEEPHHFKSYYMPPLERNPDEY
- the LOC127179246 gene encoding MAPK/MAK/MRK overlapping kinase isoform X3, producing MKRLSPHPNILQLHELVYEKDTGTLSLICELMEMNIYELIKGRQCPLAESKVKHYMYQLCRSLDHMHSHGIFHRDVKPENILIKNDVLKLADFGSCRSIYSKPPHTEYISTRWYRAPECLLTDGHYSQKMDLWSAGCVFFEILSLSPLFPGRNELDQVNKIHDVLGTPDNTLLQKFKQSRAMRFDFPPRKGCGISQLIPHCSAAALSLLHQMLTYDPDERIGARAALQHPCFRELRMAERKAASLRKAIGAVEGESSGIPASVDQLWRIARQGRRQHLKHAGDPLGRRNASHFPLELPKLNVVVPTPKIPYPVSTFPALTVSHRGSLPAISKKCHSRLTKPKEEPHHFKSYYMPPLERNPDEY
- the LOC127179246 gene encoding MAPK/MAK/MRK overlapping kinase isoform X1, with amino-acid sequence MSLERENTRSERAMERETHSLSHTDYRVIKKIGEGTFSEVMKVQSLKDGKYYACKTMKQTIESVDQAHSLREVQAMKRLSPHPNILQLHELVYEKDTGTLSLICELMEMNIYELIKGRQCPLAESKVKHYMYQLCRSLDHMHSHGIFHRDVKPENILIKNDVLKLADFGSCRSIYSKPPHTEYISTRWYRAPECLLTDGHYSQKMDLWSAGCVFFEILSLSPLFPGRNELDQVNKIHDVLGTPDNTLLQKFKQSRAMRFDFPPRKGCGISQLIPHCSAAALSLLHQMLTYDPDERIGARAALQHPCFRELRMAERKAASLRKAIGAVEGESSGIPASVDQLWRIARQGRRQHLKHAGDPLGRRNASHFPLELPKLNVVVPTPKIPYPVSTFPALTVSHRGSLPAISKKCHSRLTKPKEEPHHFKSYYMPPLERNPDEY